The DNA sequence ttttctaaggagctcaaggtggcgtatattgtttccccctcctcattaatccccacaacaaccctgagaggtaggttagactgagaggcaatgactggcccaaggtcatgccAAGTGAGCTTGCTGAGAGAGTGGGaatctcccagatcctagtcagCACAGAGGGGTGGATCGAAAGCCCCTGATTCTCGATCCCCAAGCCACGCCAATCTTGAGCTACAGCATTGAAAAACTGCAAAATGCCCACCCTACCTGATGAGCCAGTAGGAGGGCTTAAAATGTGGCTATAGATTTGCTGTCTCAATCCCCTCAACCCCATTTAAGATTGCCCTGCCCCAGTATCTGCCAGAACTCATAAATATTcattcttcctccccccaccccattccatgGTTCCAAGACGTCCTCCTAGTTCATGAACTATTCCACAGTCCATCAAGTTGTCTGGTCGCCTGCCAGCCAAGTGATCATTAAAATGAGAGAGTTCAGAGCTAGGAGAGTGGCAGTTCATTTTTTTATATCTTTTGCCCACTCCAGGCACCAGATAGCAGCACACACAGTTCCCCTCTTACCTATTTTATTCTCAGAACAATCTTATGAGTTGGGCTACACTGAGAGAGAATAactggccaaggtcacccaggatgATGTACTAACCTGGTcaccaccagatgttttggaccacaactcccagcagtggAAGCTTAGCCATATGATTCTGGGGCTAATGGAAATTGTAGAGCAAAAGATCTCTAAGACACCAGGTTGCGGAATGGTGCTCAAACCACTACCTAACAGTCTCCAATGTACTATTTGCACAGGTTCAAATCAATTCATATATTTTGTTGTGAAACTTGCAAAGGTTTCCACCTCTTTAGCCACCCAGTAAGTTATCACGAAGCGTTCCTTTGCAAGTAGTACTGCTGAAACAACGCAGCAAACCAGAAAGCAGTGATTCAGGcgtttttaagaacataagaagtgtgtgctggaagccgcccagagtggctggggcaacccagtcagatgggcagggtacaaacaataaaataataatcatggttgttgttatcatcatcatcatcaggccaatgccccatccagttcagcatcctgctctcacagtggccagccagatgtctgtgggaatcTGCGGcgagcaggatccgagcccaagagcagccctctcccatcctgtggtctccagcaacagGTACGCATTGTTGCCTtcgacggcagcagcagcagagcagagccagcctgGCAAACCGGGGCAGCGGCTTCCTGCCCTCTCTCCTCCGTGTGCAGCCCACCCAGCAGGCGGTGGCAGCGGCTTCCGTGTGGCCGCTGCTGCCTCCCCAGGGGCGAAAGACACTCACTTGGACAGAGACCGGGCAGGGAGGCGAGGAAGCATTCGTTCCCTTCACAAAAGGGAAGGCGCTCTACGCGCTCAGGGGCACATAGCCCGTGCGAGCTTCTTCAGAGAGGCAGaagaaagcactctgcacatgctcagaggcaccctgcctTCATAGAAGCCAGAATGCGTTTTGAGAAGCAGAATGGCGCCATCCCTCCTGCCCGCTTTGACGTGCGCAGCTTAGCCGGCCCAAGAAGAAGCCATCCTCCGACAACCGCGCTTGACATCTTCCGCATGGCGTCACCAGCAGCGCGACGTAAGGCGATGACGTCACGAGCCAGCAGCTGCCGCGCCCCCTCCTCGTTCGCATGGCAACCGCgggcggggcggggagaggcGAGGCCTAGGCCAGAGAGTCTCCCTCCATCCCGCCCAACGTCATTTCCTGCCGCTCCCTCCGCAGCGGGCGCCGAGCAGGACCCTTCCCCTTCCCGCCGAGGCCCCCGCCGCGTCGCCTTTTACCTGGGCGGCCTCCTCAGCCTTGGGCCCCAGCCGGGCGGCTGGCGGAGGAAGTCGGCGAGCGGCCTCCACTATGGCTCCTTACAAACGGCTCGCGGGCCTCGTCTGTAACAGCGGCTCCCATTGGCGCAGCGGAGGCGCCGCCGGCTCGCGAAGCACGACGGGAAACGCAGTCCTGCCGCCTCCTAAGGTGGCGGAAGCCGCGTGCGGTGCTCCTCCTTATGTAAAAGGGGGCCCGGGGGCTCTAAAGAAAAggatatggggtgggggggataagAGGCGGATGCGTCAGGGCTGCACTTTATATTCCTTACAGGCATAGGACCAAACTGCCCCTACCTGGCTTTTTTGGCGGGGTGGCCTTTGCAAGTCTCGCCTAGTTTACTTAATGTTCTTTCGCGTTAAAAAGCATTTGAACCGCGGCTTGGAAGCCCCCTTGCGATTCCCTCGCTGTTGCACGCCTTTAAAGGACGGGGCTCTCCGCTTTCACCCACGAGCACCGAGGCAGGATGTCCAATAAGCTTGAGGAACCTGCTTACTAAAGTGGCAATATACCACTCCCCATAAAGTGCAAGCTGCATGGGTTGCTTGAGGCAGTGAAGGCTTCTATTCAGGATGTGGCCTTCTTTGGGTCTAGGTTCTGAAGTTTCCAGGAGGCTGCACAGCAGAAATACCCATTAGGAAAGGCTCCAGAGAATATGAGCCTGTGATTGATTAGAGCTGCTTCTATTTCATAATATGCCACAACTCCCATTTTCTATTAAGTGATTGATTATGAGTCACCTCTCTGAAAAATACAGCCTTATTACATTTCCACATGATGGTCAGCAAACAAAGCAATGTGTCACTGAAGAGTTCACccagagggttttttgttttgtttttttgctgcagagttggaaaaacACAACCTGTCCAGTGTGAAGTAAAGatgctaaaataaaaaaaccaaagggGTTATGGGTTTGGACATTCACCTCTATGCCTGGTGAGAGATGCTAAGGAAGAAGTGCAGGCAAGTGCCAAAAGCCCACTCTTTACTTATTAACACACATAAGAGAGGTGGTGAAATAAGGTCTCAACAGCTCTTCATTTGATTAGGATGGCTACCCAAGACACTGGTTGCTCTTGCTAAGGCCTCCTTCAGAGTCTCATCACCCAAGAGAAAAAGGCTGGCAGGTAATTTAGACTTGGCAACTCAAGAGACCTTTTCCAGTTCCACTTTTCTCCCAAATCTGCGCTAGAATATCTGAACAGTAAAGTAAACAAAAGGTTACGGATGAAATACGCAAGCTCACATCTTTTATTAACATCTTAATGGCTTTCAAAAGTCACGGCTTCTGGAGTGAAGTTCTTGAACTTCTAAACACAAGTATCAAAATACATTAGTTCAAACGAAGCTTTCAATGTTCATACAGAGACAAAAATGGGctgctacttttaaaaacaaaataacccAAAAACAATGCCCCAGGCAGCTTTATCCTCCTTTGTTATCTGTATGGGGCATTACTCTCGTTTACATTTACCGTATTTTAAGAAGACTCCCTTTTAAAACTGAAAGGCTGCTTAAACTAAAAACAAGAAGGAAAAGGGCAACAGTGAGAGAAAGAATGCTTCACCTACTTTTTTTGTAGGACCACTGGAGAAGTTACAGCAGAAGAGGCTGACACTTGGTAAGCAACTAGTTTTTACTGTGGCTTATGTCGCAGAAGTGACCTCCAGAAAAGTATGAAAAATCCTAGTCAGAAGTAGCTAAGCAGTAACAATTGTATAACTGGAACGGCCTCATCCATTCATTTTTCTCAAAGCATTTCTAAGTCTGAGGAACTTTAGAATTTTAAGTCTTTAATTATGCTCAACAAAAACAACCTGAAATTCATGTCTTTCCTGGATGCCCAAACGGAAGAGTAGGGGAAAAGCAACCAGCACTGACATAATATTAAAAgccttgtttgtgtgttttttaaactaGGTAACAGTATCTCAGACAGTTCTATTGACAGGAATTTTATTTAGGACAACTAAATCTGGGCAGTTCTATTGCTGAAAATACACACATAGAAATTCCAGTGCGACACCAAACTCACCTCAAACCTATTCCTGTCCTCTTTTGAAAAAACTGTACAGGCAGAGGtggtaaaaataattttaaagataTGTTTAAGCATGTTTAAAAGGCAGCAAGGAGGCAGAAATAAGAGTGGTCTATGAGTTAAAGCTGTCTTTTTAGtatgcttcatttttttaaacatatgGGGGGCCAGACCCTGCTTTCAGGGTAAAAATTGGTTTTTGATTGTTATTTTTTACAGCCAGGTTTCACTGAACTCAAGCCATCTGGCTCTGCTTCCTTTACAGAATTCCAGTTGTTAAACAGTCAGGGACAAGAGTTTCTCAAGAGTCACCATAAGTTTTCCTTTGTCTTTTCCTCTACCCCCTCCCACTGCAAAATTATATTCGTAGCATACTTTCAAATTTTAGAACACCATTCACACCCGGCAAATCATGGAACACTCCCCAAAGGTGAGGGGTTGAAATCAAGACAAATAGGATTTTAACATCTCCAAAGCCAACCCTCTATCATAGGGTCACTTATTTCCATAAAACACATTTGTCATAGGACACTCCATATATCATAAACTCAATAATCCCTTGATACATTGCTCCACTACAACCAATGCAGAATAAAAAGCATACACCTCCATGGGCCCAGACATTAACCgggataaataaatattacaccTAGGGGTAGCTTTCTTTTTTGCACTCTCTGAAGGCTAAGTCAAGGAGGTAGGATAGCaaggttttcttgttttgttttttggcctcTGAACAATTCAAAATGCTTAATCCAGCTGGTCCTTCAGGTTTAACCGGAGCATTCCTCATACTCCTGGCCTGATCCGCACAATGCTACAAGTAATCAGAGCTCTACACCTGTACATGCTAAATCAAGTCAAATTTACTCCACTTGAGTAAAAAGTTGCTAAGACCAATGTATTCTCTacatatttgaaaaatgagaGCATGACTTGTGTATTCAAAATCTAATAATGTATTTGATATTCACATGCAAAAAGCCAAGGTTTAGAATCATACTCATTAAGTCACATAGACCTCTCTGCCTTTTACCCTTTCAAAGAAGGAGACATACAAAAGCTGACCAACTTTTGTGAAAAATATTAATTTGCTAAAATAGTTTACATGGTATAGGATACATGTAAATGTAAAAACTGAGAGATTTAGAAAAGCTGGTTCATTAGAATGTGTCACATTTTTAATAATATCTGAAACTGGGTTGAAGTTCATCGGTGAAGATCTTTGCACAAACCCAACAGGGATTTCCCAGGCACCTTCTCACATCTAATAACAACAGGAAGAGTTGGATCCGTTGGAGAGCTCTGAACAACTACTGCTGCCAACCACCACTTCCCACCGCCACCCCCATTTAATAATTTAACAGCTGACAGTAAGGCAAAAATCACTTTTTGAAAAATGTCTAGATACAAAATAATGTAAACCAATAAGTTATATTTGAAACCCCAGTATAACAAAAGTGAGGAGATGGGACACTTTATACAATAGGCTCTCTTTAGAACAGAATTGTGCACAAGCTGAAGATCACAataaaccttcagaactcacacaGTTTTggcgtgttttgtttttgtacaacTTTTCATATACATTTTCAGTCATACTAGGAATGCAACTAGAACTGCACACTACTTCAGTGGAAAAAAAGTTTGATATTGTGCAATATTCTGCCCCAATCTAAAAGTGGCAGAAATCCCTGCATTAGTTGTGTTTCAAACAAGGATCTTAAGAAACACATCTCAAAAGAGGAAAAGAAGGCAAAAGTTGGCAGATATCCAGCATCTAgtatttcctgtgtgtgtgttttaaaaaaaatgtggacaACATAGTTtcatgattaaaaataaatactgttttcTGACTTTTGCACTGACTTGATTggataggttttttttaagtaaacaaaGGGTTTTACAATGCTCCATATATAGCCTCAAAGCCACCAGTTGTTCTATTCCAGAGTCTTTCTCTGTTCCTCTCACTGTGTTTCAAAACCTGCCATTCGATATCCAGTTTGACTAGTTAGAACGCTTCCATTTTGCCCCTGGggtgggggcggcggcggtgggggtggcggcggcacaCCATAATTTGCACCCATCCATGCTGCAGAAGACTGTGTCTGACTGaatgaaaaaggaaatgaaataaagctTAGAAAGTTTACACAGGCATAATAAACTGGAATAAAGACGACAGTGAATGTCAAACCAAATATTCATTTTATCACCTTATCCACCACCACTAGCCCAGACCCACAAAATTTAACCACATAGGATGCCTTCAGAAATTCATTCCCACTTTGCACCAAATAAACAATGTACAAAATAATTTCTAAGATATATTAAGATAGTTTGTTAAGTGACTGCTGACTTCTATCATTCTACACACAGCAATGTGGATCAAAAGGGTCTGTATTTTGCTTAGAAAGGACACAGAACTGCAAGTCCAATGGCCTGTTTCAGAATCCAACATAATATGGTCCAAATGAGAAGTTTCAGAATTAAAGCCTTGTTTCATGACTGCGCAGTTATTTTCATTCTGAAAAAGATACCTTGGCACAGAGCCTGTACGAAACAGCAAACACTTACTTGAATCCCTGATTCCATGCTTGTCCATACATTCCATACGCAGGGACCTGCCAGCCATTAGGCATGTACTGGCCAATCTGCTGTGCATTTCCATACCACTGACCCCACTGCCCATAAGGTGGTGGGTATCCCACTTGATTCTGCTGGAAAAGGTCAAATTAAACGAAGTTAGCACATTGGTACAGGGAAGACACACAAAGGTGGATGGTTTTGAGTTACACTGCCACATGCCCCTTTGCCTTTTGCATCCTAAAGCTCATGTAATCACAAACGCAAAAGTGTTTTAGTTCGTACAACAAAGCTCATTCCAAAGACTTGTATGGACTGTATTTCAcaacattaaataattaaatcatACCATGTTGGGGAGCTGAAGAATTTGTTATTTGTTGCATATGAAACTCAACCGTAGGAGTCAGTCAGACCAGTGGTACATCAGTGGCACATCTGCTCTGTCACTGGCCTTAGGCAGAGCCAGTGTCAGAGGTAACAGAAAATAAATCGGGGATCTTACAGATGCAAAGTAAGTTCTCTACCATTAATTTCTGGCCCTCTTATGGGAAAACTATTGTAAGAAAGCTAAACAGCTAAATTTTCAGCCAGcgcagttaaactgtggaacttgctcctgcaggaggtagtgatggccatcaatttgaacagctttaagagaggattagacaaattcattgaagagatgcctatcaatggctaccagccctgatggctatgctttgcaaccaatggttctgaataccagttgctggaaaccacaggaggggaaagggctcctgtgctcaaatcctgtttcctggtttcccatatgcatctgggtggccactttgagaagaggatgctggactagatgggccacaaaCCTGATCTAGCAAGCTCTTATTATGCTATCATAACTTCTGCTGCccacaaaaatacatttataacTCTAGCTTGTGCTTGGGTATCTCTGCAGCACAAGCAGGGGCTTGGACCACAAAAGCTAAATTAGGTAACTGAGGCACCAAGATTCGGCACACTCCCACTTATTTCTATACAGCATGCCACCTCCACTCCCCATTTTCCAAAAAACAATTTTGTGTCAGTGCTACAGTGCTCCACACACCTTAGGATGTGTTGCTAGGTCTATGGTTAACCATAAGATTATTTTCCTTAAATCCTCTTAATTTTATACTTTTATTCCAAGAGTTCCACAGCAACTGAAGAAATATTTTCTAATGACCTTTAACACCTCCAGACCCTattatttgtgtatgttttatgGTTGGATCCCATGTTAAGCAACATGTGGGAAATGAtgcatataaatgaaatgaacaacCAGTAAAGGGGTTTGTGGTCTAACTATTTAGAATGAAGAAATCTATCAGCACAGAATTATTTCTGGATACacatccacccaccccttttttttaGGTAGAGGCTTACCTGTTGGATTGGGTTGATCATATCTGGTGTTTCTTTGCCCCAGTAACATTTCACAACATGTCCTTCTATAGTTGTGCCATTGACTGAAACAATTGCATGTGCAGCGCTTTCATGAGAATTGAACCTGTAACCATTTGAGAAAATTAATCAATAATACAAAACCCCGTCAAACATCCAAGTAATACAAATCCCTCTCACCAAAAAACCATCCAGCAATTCATTTCAAGGGATAATCTATCCAATATTGCAAGTCCACCATGTGTAGATCCTTCACAATGTATGACATATGCACAAGGCcacggggggggggtcacatctttggggaggaagggcaggatataaattcaacaagtaagtaagtaagtcaaGAAACTTGTGAGGGCTCCAGGGAAAATTGCAGGCCTGATACATTGAGCTGCTCAGCAATCACGGCATAGCAGgagcaaggtgtttttttttttaaggtctttGTGCAAGACAATGCCTTCCAGAAACAGAATGAAAGTGGCCACCATCAGCCGCCCCTCCATTCAGCCACTGTATTAGGAGTCAGAATACTGAAAGAAGAACATCTGAGTAGCTGCTGTGATGTCAAAATCAGGTGCAAAACACCCAACAGCCCCAAGACACACAAATGAAAGTTTTATGTGAATGATTGCAGGTTCCTGTTTCTTAGAAACAATGAACATGAATGGCAGGACATTGGAAGGTGCACACTTTAAGCCACAGTTTCAAAAAGGGCTTGCAATACTTTAAACTATACACTGTGGCATGGGCTTGCTAAGAAACACACAGGAAAGACAAACAGTATCATACCGTACAAAGGAGTATCCTTTATCTGGGAAGACCCGAATTTCCATTATTTGCCCAAATGGAGAAAATGTCTGGCGCATCAGCTGCTCTACAAATCGGAAGACAGAAATAAGGATGTCAGGATATGGAGTTAGGGACAACTTCCTAAGGCTACTAAAAACTCATGAGGTGCCATACCTGTTAGCCCTGAAGTAACACCTCCACAGTACACTGTGCAGTTGCTTGGACTGGACTGATTCACAACATCATCATAGGATAGTTGTTTGGCGTTTgctgtttagaaaaaaaaaggttACACAAGTCTCTAATTTGCccacaaagaaaaaaaccaaacatttgtAGAAAGAATTGGCtgtccacccccaacccccaactgCCATGGCTTATGCTTTGTAATATAGAATTACTGTTTCAAGTTTACAGCCACATTCTACCCCAAAGGCTTACAATTCTATGTGGCCAGGGCTCCTGTCCCTGAGCAATTTACAATCAAGGCCTGCTTGTAAGGTGTTCCACCCAAACAAAATTCTATTCAGAGCATCAAACTCACCACCTAATGGGAGGCAGCACATCAATTAAATATGCTGGCTATCCCTAGCCCTAGACTGTCAGTTCTAAAAGCTTATTCTAGGCTGGAGAGGAAATATCTCCATGTGTGTTTTGGAAGCTAAAATACTCACACTCATATGTACTCTTTGGAGCTGGAGGTTTACGTGTTGCCCAGTTTGTCCTGATTTGTCTTCCACCAAGCCACTGTCCCCCCATCTGCTGAATTGCGTTTTCTGCATCCTACAGAGAAAGCAAAACACTTTCAGAAAGCAGCTCCATAAGAAAGAAAACTACGAACAATGCTAATTTATAGCAAAAATATTTGTTTCAATTACAGAATCACTTCATTACACAAAGGCTGCAAAAGCATCAGATCAACAATTATACGTGGTCTCTTTaaatctgcaaaaaataaaaatacaaaaaacctcCAAATacaaaggcagcttacaaaaggCTGTTCTGTGAATAGCCCTTTTGTCCATAAATTTTCTCCAGATGCTCCAAGTACTTCATTATGCAAATGAATGttaaatggcaaatgaaaattgAGACAAAAGGTGCCTCCAACAACCAGAAAAATGGGCTGGATCTGAAGTTTTATTCGGCGTGGATCCATTGTAATGAAGTACCCTAAGTCAGTGccattttaatataaaaaatatcaACTTGCAGGTATAAAGATATGAAGCTCTATCATTCACAGGTAATCAGCTATCAAATTCTGAAAGACTACAATTAGACTCCAAACCCAAATAGTACTCATTGTTTGAATTTCCCTACTGTGCTCCAAGAACCTGCAGCTCCATGCATAGCCATGGCCATTTAGGGCCCAAATCACACATGCGGGGCAATTGCATATATTCTACTCCGATTTAGTCTGCTCACATATAAGTTGGTCTGCACTCCACATAAAAAGGAGTATGGGGACATGGAAGCAAAGCCCCCCACTCTCAGTTCCTTTGCATTACTTTACTACACTTTCAGCAGTTTTCTCCCTGGGTGGCCGATATCAAAGCCAGGCTCAGGGAGAAACTGCTTATAAGCAGCAGAatgtaaggtggggggggggaatttactGCTTCCCCACATTGTGTAAAGAGTACCCCCCCCAACCATGCTTTGTATGTGAATGGGTCAAACAATTGTTTTAACATGTGgcaattctgccccccccccaacgaatCTTAGCTGTCAGGAAAAGTGAACTGTTACTACAGTTTTAATACGCTTGAAGCACAGTACGTTATGGCATGTGTTCCACAAATG is a window from the Lacerta agilis isolate rLacAgi1 chromosome 8, rLacAgi1.pri, whole genome shotgun sequence genome containing:
- the TIA1 gene encoding nucleolysin TIA-1 isoform X3; the encoded protein is MEDEMPKTLYVGNLSRDVTEALILQLFSQIGPCKNCKMIMDTAGNDPYCFVEFYEHRHAAAALAAMNGRKIMGKEVKVNWATTPSSQKKDTSNHFHVFVGDLSPEITTEDIKAAFAPFGRISDARVVKDMATGKSKGYGFVSFFNKWDAENAIQQMGGQWLGGRQIRTNWATRKPPAPKSTYESNAKQLSYDDVVNQSSPSNCTVYCGGVTSGLTEQLMRQTFSPFGQIMEIRVFPDKGYSFVRFNSHESAAHAIVSVNGTTIEGHVVKCYWGKETPDMINPIQQQNQVGYPPPYGQWGQWYGNAQQIGQYMPNGWQVPAYGMYGQAWNQGFNQTQSSAAWMGANYGVPPPPPPPPPPPQGQNGSVLTSQTGYRMAGFETQ
- the TIA1 gene encoding nucleolysin TIA-1 isoform X4 translates to MEDEMPKTLYVGNLSRDVTEALILQLFSQIGPCKNCKMIMDTAGNDPYCFVEFYEHRHAAAALAAMNGRKIMGKEVKVNWATTPSSQKKDTSNHFHVFVGDLSPEITTEDIKAAFAPFGRISDARVVKDMATGKSKGYGFVSFFNKWDAENAIQQMGGQWLGGRQIRTNWATRKPPAPKSTYESNAKQLSYDDVVNQSSPSNCTVYCGGVTSGLTEQLMRQTFSPFGQIMEIRVFPDKGYSFVRFNSHESAAHAIVSVNGTTIEGHVVKCYWGKETPDMINPIQQNQVGYPPPYGQWGQWYGNAQQIGQYMPNGWQVPAYGMYGQAWNQGFNQTQSSAAWMGANYGVPPPPPPPPPPPQGQNGSVLTSQTGYRMAGFETQ
- the TIA1 gene encoding nucleolysin TIA-1 isoform X2: MEDEMPKTLYVGNLSRDVTEALILQLFSQIGPCKNCKMIMDTAGNDPYCFVEFYEHRHAAAALAAMNGRKIMGKEVKVNWATTPSSQKKDTSSSTVVNTLRSQDHFHVFVGDLSPEITTEDIKAAFAPFGRISDARVVKDMATGKSKGYGFVSFFNKWDAENAIQQMGGQWLGGRQIRTNWATRKPPAPKSTYESNAKQLSYDDVVNQSSPSNCTVYCGGVTSGLTEQLMRQTFSPFGQIMEIRVFPDKGYSFVRFNSHESAAHAIVSVNGTTIEGHVVKCYWGKETPDMINPIQQNQVGYPPPYGQWGQWYGNAQQIGQYMPNGWQVPAYGMYGQAWNQGFNQTQSSAAWMGANYGVPPPPPPPPPPPQGQNGSVLTSQTGYRMAGFETQ
- the TIA1 gene encoding nucleolysin TIA-1 isoform X1, with the protein product MEDEMPKTLYVGNLSRDVTEALILQLFSQIGPCKNCKMIMDTAGNDPYCFVEFYEHRHAAAALAAMNGRKIMGKEVKVNWATTPSSQKKDTSSSTVVNTLRSQDHFHVFVGDLSPEITTEDIKAAFAPFGRISDARVVKDMATGKSKGYGFVSFFNKWDAENAIQQMGGQWLGGRQIRTNWATRKPPAPKSTYESNAKQLSYDDVVNQSSPSNCTVYCGGVTSGLTEQLMRQTFSPFGQIMEIRVFPDKGYSFVRFNSHESAAHAIVSVNGTTIEGHVVKCYWGKETPDMINPIQQQNQVGYPPPYGQWGQWYGNAQQIGQYMPNGWQVPAYGMYGQAWNQGFNQTQSSAAWMGANYGVPPPPPPPPPPPQGQNGSVLTSQTGYRMAGFETQ
- the TIA1 gene encoding nucleolysin TIA-1 isoform X5, which translates into the protein MATGKSKGYGFVSFFNKWDAENAIQQMGGQWLGGRQIRTNWATRKPPAPKSTYESNAKQLSYDDVVNQSSPSNCTVYCGGVTSGLTEQLMRQTFSPFGQIMEIRVFPDKGYSFVRFNSHESAAHAIVSVNGTTIEGHVVKCYWGKETPDMINPIQQQNQVGYPPPYGQWGQWYGNAQQIGQYMPNGWQVPAYGMYGQAWNQGFNQTQSSAAWMGANYGVPPPPPPPPPPPQGQNGSVLTSQTGYRMAGFETQ